The following coding sequences are from one Daphnia pulex isolate KAP4 chromosome 11, ASM2113471v1 window:
- the LOC124207474 gene encoding importin subunit alpha-8-like isoform X2, whose translation MPKKSAANMSIEDIVNGINSRDENKELTATKAVWKSIKVEMTSHFIITNTNLFVIPKLIEFLSRVNNSALQSASIRALAEIGDSPHPAVVKRAGSELSVMASYIQELREEIIESLLTLIQPDTSVKLLRSVTYTLENICLNIIDSPPAVLLPALAHLINSNDEQIIVLACKALMHILKRFQQVHQVVDAGVVPRLVELLGYNKVAVIIPTLESIRKIVNGDVVQTKSVLAAGAFTFLGKLLVHPNRVVVQLAAKLVAAIHIQFAA comes from the exons atgccaaaaaagtCTGCAGCCAACATGAGCATTGAGGACATAGTTAATG GTATCAACAGTCGTGATGAAAACAAGGAGTTAACTGCAACCAAAGCTGTttggaaatcaatcaaagttGAAATGACGAGCCACTTCATCATTACCAATACCAATCTATTTGTTATTCCCAAGCTGATTGAATTTCTCAGTCGTGTCAACAA ctCTGCTCTTCAGTCAGCGTCCATCAGAGCTCTCGCCGAAATTGGGG attcACCTCATCCGGCTGTTGTAAAGAGAGCTGGCTCTGAACTCTCTGTAATGGCTTCTTATATTCAAGAGTTACGGGAAGAAATCATCGAGTCGTTGCTTACGTTGATTCAGCCCGACACGTCA GTTAAATTATTGCGCTCCGTAACCTATACTTTGGAGAACATTTGTCTTAATATAATTGACAGTCCACCCGCCGTCCTTCTTCCCGCCCTGGCCCACCTCATCAACAGCAACGATGAACAAATTATCGTTCTAGCTTGCAAGGCTCTTATGCACATCTTAAAACGATTTCAACAAGTTCATCAAGTTGTCGACGCCGGAGTCGTCCCTCGGCTCGTTGAGCTGTTAGGGTACAACAAAGTGGCCGTCATCATCCCCACTCTGGAGTCAATCCGCAAGATCGTTAATGGCGATGTTGTTCAAACCAAATCCGTCCTGGCTGCTGGTGCCTTCACGTTTCTGGGCAAGTTGCTTGTTCATCCCAACAGGGTTGTCGTCCAGTTGGCGGCTAAATTAGTTGCCGCCATTCATATTCAATTCGCTGCCTAA
- the LOC124207629 gene encoding SEC14-like protein 2 codes for MNLGQLNDAQRGLFKTDCTITCIFSLVHQQFREAVKDCKLPDSDDTYLLRWLIVGKMLRDAMEWRHQHKINTLLDDFTPPEVLAKYFSAGYTGVDKLNSSLLITRFGAMDLKGMLLSAKKRDYLMTVVEVVERGIRAAQNNPTKFKRSPDSIFQMTVIFDMAGFSMRHITFKPVAVETTLQLLQISESKYPELLRCVFVINAPKIFAILYSMMKPFMHEKTKNKVQIYSHDSSIWKAALWRKSIPTSYPFATGEP; via the exons ATGAATCTCGGTCAGCTCAACGATGCCCAGAGAGGTCTTTTTAAAACAG ATTGCACAATTACGtgtattttctctctcgttcaCCAACAGTTTCGCGAGGCGGTCAAAGACTGCAAATTACCCGACTCGGACGACACCTACCTTCTGAGATGGCTCATTG TCGGAAAAATGCTCCGTGAT GCGATGGAATGGCGCCATCAGCATAAAATCAATACGCTGCTGGACGACTTCACTCCTCCGGAGGTGTTGGCCAAGTATTTCTCAGCTGGATACACTGGCGTAGACAAGCTGAATAGCAGCTTGTTGATCACTCGATTCGGAGCAATGGACCTGAAGGGCATGTTGCTATCAGCCAAAAAGAGAGATTATCTAATGACCGTGGTGGAAGTGGTGGAGAGAGGCATCAGGGCAGCTCAGAATAACCCAACCAAATTCAAGCGATCCCCCGATTCCATCTTCCAGATGACCGTCATTTTCGACATGGCCGGATTCTCAATGCGTCACATTACGTTCAAGCCAG TAGCCGTGGAGACTACCCTTCAGTTGCTCCAGATATCCGAGTCGAAATACCCGGAACTACTCCGCTGCGTATTTGTCATCAACGCTCCAAAGATTTTTGCCATCCTCTACTCGATGATGAAACCTTTCATGCACGAGAAGACCAAAAACAAGGTTCAAATCTACAGTCACGATTCGTCCATATGGAAAGCCGCTCTTTGGCGGAAATCGATCCCGACCAGTTACCCGTTTGCTACGGGGGAACCATGA
- the LOC124207474 gene encoding importin subunit alpha-5-like isoform X3 — translation MTSHFIITNTNLFVIPKLIEFLSRVNNSALQSASIRALAEIGGANADLTKAVVSAGAITKFIYLLDSPHPAVVKRAGSELSVMASYIQELREEIIESLLTLIQPDTSVKLLRSVTYTLENICLNIIDSPPAVLLPALAHLINSNDEQIIVLACKALMHILKRFQQVHQVVDAGVVPRLVELLGYNKVAVIIPTLESIRKIVNGDVVQTKSVLAAGAFTFLGKLLVHPNRVVVQLAAKLVAAIHIQFAA, via the exons ATGACGAGCCACTTCATCATTACCAATACCAATCTATTTGTTATTCCCAAGCTGATTGAATTTCTCAGTCGTGTCAACAA ctCTGCTCTTCAGTCAGCGTCCATCAGAGCTCTCGCCGAAATTGGGGGTGCCAATGCTGATCTGACCAAAGCTGTCGTGAGTGCTGGGGCTATAaccaaattcatttatttattagattcACCTCATCCGGCTGTTGTAAAGAGAGCTGGCTCTGAACTCTCTGTAATGGCTTCTTATATTCAAGAGTTACGGGAAGAAATCATCGAGTCGTTGCTTACGTTGATTCAGCCCGACACGTCA GTTAAATTATTGCGCTCCGTAACCTATACTTTGGAGAACATTTGTCTTAATATAATTGACAGTCCACCCGCCGTCCTTCTTCCCGCCCTGGCCCACCTCATCAACAGCAACGATGAACAAATTATCGTTCTAGCTTGCAAGGCTCTTATGCACATCTTAAAACGATTTCAACAAGTTCATCAAGTTGTCGACGCCGGAGTCGTCCCTCGGCTCGTTGAGCTGTTAGGGTACAACAAAGTGGCCGTCATCATCCCCACTCTGGAGTCAATCCGCAAGATCGTTAATGGCGATGTTGTTCAAACCAAATCCGTCCTGGCTGCTGGTGCCTTCACGTTTCTGGGCAAGTTGCTTGTTCATCCCAACAGGGTTGTCGTCCAGTTGGCGGCTAAATTAGTTGCCGCCATTCATATTCAATTCGCTGCCTAA
- the LOC124207474 gene encoding importin subunit alpha-1-like isoform X1 produces the protein MPKKSAANMSIEDIVNGINSRDENKELTATKAVWKSIKVEMTSHFIITNTNLFVIPKLIEFLSRVNNSALQSASIRALAEIGGANADLTKAVVSAGAITKFIYLLDSPHPAVVKRAGSELSVMASYIQELREEIIESLLTLIQPDTSVKLLRSVTYTLENICLNIIDSPPAVLLPALAHLINSNDEQIIVLACKALMHILKRFQQVHQVVDAGVVPRLVELLGYNKVAVIIPTLESIRKIVNGDVVQTKSVLAAGAFTFLGKLLVHPNRVVVQLAAKLVAAIHIQFAA, from the exons atgccaaaaaagtCTGCAGCCAACATGAGCATTGAGGACATAGTTAATG GTATCAACAGTCGTGATGAAAACAAGGAGTTAACTGCAACCAAAGCTGTttggaaatcaatcaaagttGAAATGACGAGCCACTTCATCATTACCAATACCAATCTATTTGTTATTCCCAAGCTGATTGAATTTCTCAGTCGTGTCAACAA ctCTGCTCTTCAGTCAGCGTCCATCAGAGCTCTCGCCGAAATTGGGGGTGCCAATGCTGATCTGACCAAAGCTGTCGTGAGTGCTGGGGCTATAaccaaattcatttatttattagattcACCTCATCCGGCTGTTGTAAAGAGAGCTGGCTCTGAACTCTCTGTAATGGCTTCTTATATTCAAGAGTTACGGGAAGAAATCATCGAGTCGTTGCTTACGTTGATTCAGCCCGACACGTCA GTTAAATTATTGCGCTCCGTAACCTATACTTTGGAGAACATTTGTCTTAATATAATTGACAGTCCACCCGCCGTCCTTCTTCCCGCCCTGGCCCACCTCATCAACAGCAACGATGAACAAATTATCGTTCTAGCTTGCAAGGCTCTTATGCACATCTTAAAACGATTTCAACAAGTTCATCAAGTTGTCGACGCCGGAGTCGTCCCTCGGCTCGTTGAGCTGTTAGGGTACAACAAAGTGGCCGTCATCATCCCCACTCTGGAGTCAATCCGCAAGATCGTTAATGGCGATGTTGTTCAAACCAAATCCGTCCTGGCTGCTGGTGCCTTCACGTTTCTGGGCAAGTTGCTTGTTCATCCCAACAGGGTTGTCGTCCAGTTGGCGGCTAAATTAGTTGCCGCCATTCATATTCAATTCGCTGCCTAA